In Athalia rosae chromosome 6, iyAthRosa1.1, whole genome shotgun sequence, one DNA window encodes the following:
- the LOC105688868 gene encoding poly(A) polymerase type 3 codes for MWSSQSSDSTVGGGGSAAQNLRTLGMTSAITLAGPKPSDHLRTNELREALKPYNVFESEEELNHRMEILSKLNSLVKQWIRDTSIARNVPSDVADQVGGKIYTFGSYRLGVHHKGADIDALCVVPRHIHRSDYFTSFFESLKQQSEVTDLRAVEEAFVPVIKMNFDGIEIDMLFARLALKEIPDSMDLKDDMLLKNLDQKCVRSLNGCRVTDEILRLVPNIENFRLALRAIKLWAKKHGIYSNVLGYLGGVSWAMLVARTCQLYPNAVAATLVHKFFLVFSQWKWPQPVLLKQPDTVNLSFPVWDPRVNVSDRYHLMPIITPAYPQQNSTFNVSTSTKTIMQGEFKSGLAITEKIMNGTATWDKLFEPPNFFGGYRHYIVLLTSSLTSEDQLEWCGLVESKIRHLIGILERNPHITLAHVNPEVFPPLEPVPDRQCSMWFIGLIFAKTENLKIDLTYDIKSFADSVERQADQISMLKEGMVIEAKHVKRKELHNYISPSLIKRERKVSVPGSNNQSNGKYGGNGAGTVSPGGTDLSTRKRLSDQSSDSYIKKPRIQDTEHQITQGEDGSLVVVQSCGEDSNSGFSLDEYKDNTPTAKDEGPTGGTAVVQEGFVCT; via the exons ATGTGGTCGTCACAAAGTAGTGACTCTACCGTCGGAGGTGGTGGTTCAGCTGCACAGAATCTACGTACTTTGGGTATGACTTCTGCTATTACTTTGGCAGGACCAAAGCCTAGTGACCATCTAAGGACAAACGAACTTCGAGAAGCTCTTAAGCCTTACAATGTTTTCGAATCTGAGGAAGAACTAAACCACAGAATGGAAATATTAAG cAAACTAAATAGCTTGGTAAAGCAATGGATAAGAGACACAAGTATAGCTAGAAATGTGCCTTCAGATGTCGCTGATCAAGTAGGTGGTAAAATTTACACCTTTGGATCATATAGATTAGGTGTCCACCATAAAGGGGCTGATATAGATGCACTGTGTGTTGTCCCACGCCACATACATAGGTCAGACTACTTTACGTCGTTTTTTGAATCGCTAAAGCAGCAATCAGAAGTTACAGACTTGAGA gcAGTTGAAGAAGCATTCGTACCAGttattaaaatgaattttgatgGCATAGAAATTGATATGCTGTTTGCTAGGCTAGCACTCAAGGAAATCCCCGACTCTATG GATCTAAAAGACGATATGCTGCTAAAGAATCTTGATCAGAAATGCGTAAGAAGTTTGAATGGATGTCGAGTAACAGATGAAATCCTCCGTTTGGTgccaaatattgaaaatttccgacTGGCACTCAGAGCAATAAAGCTGTGGGCTAAGA AACATGGAATATATAGCAACGTCTTGGGGTATCTCGGTGGTGTTTCCTGGGCTATGCTCGTAGCGCGAACATGTCAACTATATCCTAATGCAGTCGCTGCAACTCTAGTGCACAAATTTTTCCTCGTATTTTCACAATGGAAATGGCCACAGCCTGTTCTTCTGAAGCAGCCAGACACCGTCAATCTTAGCTTCCCTGTCTGGGATCCAAGA GTAAACGTTTCGGACAGATATCATTTAATGCCCATAATCACACCAGCGTATCCCCAACAAAATTCGACATTCAATGTTTCCACATCAACGAAAACTATAATGCAAGGAGAGTTCAAATCTGGTCTAGCGataaccgaaaaaattatgaatggcACAGCTACGTGGGATAAATTGTTTGAACCGCCTAATTTCTTCGGCGGGTATAGACACTACATTGTGTTGTTGACAAGCAGTTTGACTTCGGAAGATCAGCTCGAATGGTGTGGATtagttgaatcaaaaatacgGCATTTGATAG GAATTCTGGAAAGAAATCCACACATAACTCTGGCTCACGTCAACCCTGAGGTTTTTCCACCACTAGAGCCAGTACCAGACAGGCAATGTTCCATGTGGTTTATTGGTTTGATATTCGCTAAAACTGAGAACCTGAAAATTGACCTCACTTACGACATCAAGTCCTTTGCTGACTCTG TTGAAAGACAGGCCGATCAAATAAGTATGCTGAAGGAAGGGATGGTTATCGAAGCTAAGCATGTCAAACGCAAGGAACTCCACAATTATATTTCCCCTAGTCTAATTAAACGCGAACGCAAG GTGTCTGTGCCTGGTTCGAACAACCAGTCAAATGGTAAATACGGAGGAAATGGTGCGGGTACAGTTTCACCAGGTGGGACGGACTTATCAACTAGAAAACGATTGTCGGATCAGAGCAGCGATTCTTATATTAAAAAACCGAGGATTCAAGACACGGAACATCAGATTACACAG GGAGAAGATGGTTCATTGGTCGTTGTTCAGTCTTGTGGTGAAGACAGCAATTCCGGATTTAGCTTAGATGAATATAAAGACAATACGCCAACTGCAAAAGAC GAAGGGCCGACCGGTGGTACTGCTGTTGTTCAAGAAGGATTCGTGTGCACCTGA